The sequence CCCGCCGGCCAGCGGGACGGTGGTGGAGGACCGGGAGATTCACGAGGAGGTCTCCAACCTGCTGGAGGATGACGCTGCCCTCGAGGCGCCGGCCCCCAGCCCCTCTGCGGCGCCCGCGCCCGAGAGCCTGGAGGACAGGCTGAAGCAGCATATCCCTGCGATTTCCGGCATCAAAGGCTTCCGCGCCCTTGCGCTGCTCAATGCCGCCGGCGCCATCCTGCTCGCGGAGGTCGCCGACCAGCAGGTGGATCTGGAGCGCCTGGCCGCCGCCTTCAACGATGTCTTCAATCTCGCGGCGGAAACCACCCCCCAGGAGGGGTTGGGCGAGTGTCGTGAAATGACCTGCCATACGCCCATGGGGGTTGTCCTGATCCTGGATTTCGTCGCCGCGGGCGGCGAGGGCCGCCGTCTGCTGGCGCTGACCGACCCCGAAGGCAACTGGTATCTGCTGAGGTCTCAGCTCAACGAATTGGACCTTGGCGGCGCCGCCTGACCGGCCCCCGCCGATCCCATCGTCGCGGCGGCGCACATCGAGTGTGCCCCAGGCCGCTGTCTTCACGCGCCCCGGACTTGGCCTTTTTCTCGAAACCGTCTGGATTTTGACTTCTTGCCGGCTCACCAAAATTTCAAACTGCTGATCGAGTATGACGGCACCGGCTTCCACGGTTGGCAGCGCCAGCGCAACGCCCGCAGTGTGCAGGCGGAGATCGAGGCCGCCCTGGCGGTCATGACCCGCCAGGCGGTCACCTTAAACGCTTCCGGCCGCACCGACGCCGGTGTGCACGCCCTCGGCCAGGTGGCCAATTTTCGGTGCGAGACCCGTTTGACGGCCGCGGATTTCCTGCGAGGTTTAAACTGCCTGCTGCCCGCCGATGTCGTCATCCGCGGCTGCCAGCCGGCGGCGCTGGAATTTCACGCCCGCTACGACGCCCAGGGCAAGACCTATTGCTACCGGATTTTAAATCGCCCGCTGCCGGCGGCCATCGGCCGCCACTACGCCTGGCATGTCCGGTCGTTGCTCGACCTCACGGCGATGCGGCAGGCGGCAGGCTTTCTGGTGGGCAGCCACGACTTCAAGGCCTTCGAAGGGGCCGGCAGCCCGCGGGCCCACACGGTCCGTGATCTTCGGCGGCTCGAGGTGGTCGCCGGGGAGGGCGGCCGCATCGACCTCACCTTCGAGGCCGACGGCTTCCTGCGCTTCATGGTCCGCAACATCACCGGCACCCTGGTGGCGGTGGGCCTGGGCAAACGACTGCCGGAGACCGTACAGGCCATCCTGCACTCCCGCGACCGCTCCCAGGCGGCGCCCACCGCGCCGGCTTGCGGGCTTTTTCTGGTGGCGGTCCACTACTGAGGTGCCTTGAAAAAAACGACCCCGCCACCAGCCCGCCTTTTTACAGTCCTCGCCCCTGGCCCCTGCTGACTTGACCCGGATAGGCGCTGGCGGATGGGCCTCCCGGGCGATGGGGATCAGGCCGCGTCCGCCCTGGCTTTCATCTGCTGGA comes from Desulfobacteraceae bacterium and encodes:
- the truA gene encoding tRNA pseudouridine(38-40) synthase TruA gives rise to the protein MPAHQNFKLLIEYDGTGFHGWQRQRNARSVQAEIEAALAVMTRQAVTLNASGRTDAGVHALGQVANFRCETRLTAADFLRGLNCLLPADVVIRGCQPAALEFHARYDAQGKTYCYRILNRPLPAAIGRHYAWHVRSLLDLTAMRQAAGFLVGSHDFKAFEGAGSPRAHTVRDLRRLEVVAGEGGRIDLTFEADGFLRFMVRNITGTLVAVGLGKRLPETVQAILHSRDRSQAAPTAPACGLFLVAVHY